The Antarcticibacterium sp. 1MA-6-2 genome has a window encoding:
- a CDS encoding M14 family metallopeptidase, which produces MKSYSLLIVFLFLNFHSLIGQNIQSPEEFLGYKIGTRFTRHVDVVRYFEHVAQNSDLVQYHNYGRTYEFRPLTYAVISTEENLNNLEDIRKNHLRNTGVESGSYNKSSEKAIVWLSYNVHGNESSSTEASMKTLYELVTSKKDWLENLVVIMDPCVNPDGRDRYANWYNQVKAEPYTTSPMAIEHNEPWPGGRANHYLFDLNRDWAWATQIETKQRLEIYNQWLPHIHVDFHEQGINEPYYFAPAAEPFHEIITPFQRDFQTEIGKNHARYFDEEGWLYFTKERFDLLYPSYGDTYPTYLGSIGMTYEQAGGGSAFLGIDTREGYELSLVDRVEHHHTTGLSTVEIAAKNVEKLNTEFQKFYSNENQEYKSFVLSGNADKLAALKQLLDLHEISYSNAQPGKVRGFNYSNNDNSGFTATEKSLVINTNQPKGKMVSVLFEPSAQLSDSLTYDITAWSLPHAYGLDAVASTKEVSAGIAAGAQSIKNTATPAGPGYITKWNSMQDAKFLAALLKENIRVRFSEVTFENNGKKFDRGSLIITKSDNRTVENFDSKLVEIANEHQRQLTAATTSFATSGPDFGSPEIKPINSPRIGVLRGDDISSLSYGEIWHFFEQQLEYPATSIGTDYFGDVDLSKLDVLILPSGYYGRILNEDGLEKIKTWVRAGGKVIALGSSVGYFAGKDGMDLEEKKTEEEKDTTSSGNLIPYNQRERESIKDLITGSIVQTSIDHTHPMAFGYGKSYFSLKLSNDSFGLLEDGYNVAYLQENPEIVSGFAGSEARKNIINSMTYGVEPMGRGSLIYMVDNPLFRAFWENGKLFFVNAIFFVDNDDLNR; this is translated from the coding sequence ATGAAAAGTTACTCATTACTCATTGTTTTTTTATTTCTGAATTTCCACTCCCTTATAGGTCAAAACATACAATCTCCGGAAGAATTCCTGGGCTATAAAATCGGTACCAGGTTTACCCGCCATGTTGATGTTGTTCGTTATTTTGAACACGTTGCACAGAATTCTGATCTTGTACAGTATCACAATTATGGAAGAACCTATGAATTTCGCCCTCTTACATATGCGGTAATTTCTACTGAAGAAAACCTTAATAACCTTGAGGATATCAGGAAAAATCATTTAAGAAATACCGGGGTAGAAAGTGGATCTTATAACAAGTCTTCAGAAAAAGCCATTGTTTGGCTAAGTTATAATGTGCACGGAAATGAATCTTCGAGTACTGAGGCTTCTATGAAAACACTGTACGAGCTGGTGACCTCAAAAAAAGACTGGCTTGAAAACCTGGTTGTAATTATGGATCCCTGTGTAAATCCTGATGGGAGAGACCGCTATGCCAACTGGTATAACCAGGTAAAAGCAGAGCCCTATACCACCTCCCCAATGGCAATTGAACACAATGAACCCTGGCCGGGCGGAAGAGCAAATCACTACTTATTTGACCTTAATCGTGACTGGGCCTGGGCAACGCAAATAGAAACAAAACAACGGCTTGAGATCTACAACCAGTGGTTACCACATATCCATGTAGATTTTCACGAACAGGGAATCAATGAGCCATATTATTTTGCTCCTGCAGCCGAACCTTTTCATGAAATAATTACTCCTTTCCAGAGAGATTTCCAGACAGAAATAGGAAAAAACCACGCAAGATATTTCGATGAAGAGGGCTGGTTATATTTTACAAAAGAACGATTTGACCTGCTTTACCCAAGCTATGGTGACACTTATCCTACTTATCTTGGAAGTATAGGAATGACCTATGAACAAGCCGGAGGCGGCAGTGCCTTTCTAGGAATAGATACCCGGGAAGGATATGAACTCAGCCTTGTTGACCGTGTTGAGCATCATCACACCACCGGACTTTCTACTGTAGAAATAGCAGCAAAAAATGTCGAAAAATTAAACACTGAGTTTCAGAAATTTTATAGTAATGAAAATCAGGAATATAAAAGTTTTGTGCTTAGCGGAAATGCTGACAAGTTAGCTGCCTTAAAGCAGTTACTGGATCTCCATGAAATTTCTTATAGTAACGCTCAACCGGGAAAAGTAAGAGGTTTTAACTATAGCAATAATGATAATTCAGGTTTTACCGCTACAGAAAAGTCTTTGGTCATTAATACAAATCAGCCTAAAGGCAAAATGGTAAGCGTATTATTTGAACCTTCAGCACAGCTAAGCGACTCTCTTACTTATGACATTACAGCCTGGAGCCTTCCTCACGCTTACGGTCTTGATGCTGTCGCCAGTACAAAAGAAGTTAGCGCAGGAATAGCTGCAGGTGCTCAGTCTATAAAGAACACTGCGACTCCTGCAGGACCGGGATATATTACCAAATGGAACAGTATGCAGGATGCAAAATTCCTGGCTGCTCTCTTAAAGGAAAATATAAGAGTGAGGTTCAGTGAAGTTACTTTTGAAAATAATGGTAAGAAATTTGACCGCGGAAGCTTAATTATTACAAAAAGCGATAACCGCACTGTCGAAAATTTTGATTCCAAACTGGTAGAAATTGCAAATGAGCACCAACGCCAGCTGACTGCTGCAACAACAAGTTTTGCAACCAGCGGACCTGATTTTGGCTCTCCTGAAATTAAACCGATAAACAGTCCAAGAATAGGAGTTTTAAGAGGGGACGATATTTCCTCATTGAGTTATGGAGAGATCTGGCACTTCTTCGAACAACAGCTGGAATATCCTGCTACTTCTATAGGTACTGACTATTTTGGCGATGTAGATCTTAGCAAATTAGATGTTTTAATTCTTCCTTCGGGTTACTACGGCCGAATTTTGAATGAGGACGGTCTTGAAAAAATTAAAACCTGGGTAAGAGCCGGAGGAAAGGTAATTGCCCTTGGAAGTTCTGTAGGGTATTTTGCCGGAAAGGATGGCATGGATCTGGAGGAGAAAAAAACTGAAGAAGAAAAAGACACAACAAGTTCAGGAAACCTGATCCCGTACAATCAACGGGAGAGGGAAAGCATTAAGGATCTTATCACAGGAAGTATTGTCCAAACCAGCATTGATCATACTCATCCTATGGCTTTTGGTTATGGAAAATCTTATTTCAGCTTAAAATTGAGCAATGACAGTTTTGGCTTACTTGAAGATGGATACAATGTCGCCTATCTTCAGGAAAACCCTGAAATAGTTTCAGGATTTGCAGGTAGTGAAGCGAGGAAGAACATAATAAATTCCATGACTTATGGAGTTGAACCAATGGGAAGAGGAAGTTTAATTTACATGGTTGACAATCCTCTGTTCCGGGCGTTCTGGGAGAATGGAAAATTGTTCTTTGTCAATGCTATATTCTTTGTTGACAACGATGATCTCAACAGGTAA
- a CDS encoding integrase core domain-containing protein, which yields MVWKAKTKMEQKVEFIHEWLTQNYTITELCRSFNISRPTAYKLISRYEKMGLSGLIEQERAPINHPNRTNSKVESSILKLKDKHMLWGAKKIRILLFKEHPAELIPSVVTVHNILFKNGLVKSQKRSRRVNAVFPIFDPKKCNEVWSADYKGKFLMGNKIYCHPLTIADSKSRFLFTAKGHYKENFQSVKQEFTKVFRKYGIPKQIHTDNGSPFGSVSAIQRYTRLSYWFIELGIDPVYSDPARPDQNGRHERMHRDLKAACAKPSSFDLKAQQRSLNRFVKEYNHVRPHESLGMKTPADCHDFSTRPYPEKVRNYDYPATMKVMKVCQNGSLRWKSVYWVFLTSGLKGKYIGVEDQGNGIWRVFYREVFLGYFNEKKIRDKQVSIRLSQNLV from the coding sequence ATGGTCTGGAAAGCAAAAACTAAAATGGAACAAAAGGTAGAATTCATTCACGAATGGTTAACTCAAAATTACACCATCACAGAACTTTGTAGGTCATTTAATATATCCCGGCCAACTGCTTACAAGTTGATTTCCCGCTATGAAAAAATGGGATTATCAGGATTAATTGAACAAGAAAGAGCGCCAATTAATCATCCCAACAGGACCAATTCTAAAGTTGAAAGTTCGATACTGAAACTCAAGGACAAACATATGCTCTGGGGTGCTAAAAAGATCCGCATTTTGTTGTTTAAAGAGCATCCGGCAGAACTTATTCCAAGTGTGGTCACTGTCCATAACATCCTCTTTAAAAATGGCCTGGTTAAATCTCAAAAGAGAAGCCGCAGAGTTAACGCAGTATTCCCCATTTTTGATCCCAAGAAGTGCAATGAAGTTTGGAGCGCAGACTATAAAGGAAAGTTTTTAATGGGCAACAAAATATACTGTCATCCACTTACCATTGCTGATTCTAAGAGCAGGTTTTTGTTTACAGCGAAAGGACATTATAAAGAGAACTTTCAGTCTGTCAAGCAAGAGTTTACAAAGGTTTTCAGAAAGTATGGCATCCCAAAACAAATACATACCGACAATGGAAGTCCCTTTGGATCTGTGTCTGCTATTCAAAGATATACCAGGCTGTCCTACTGGTTTATCGAGTTAGGAATTGACCCGGTTTATTCCGACCCGGCACGACCAGATCAAAATGGGCGTCACGAGCGTATGCACCGTGATTTAAAGGCAGCTTGCGCAAAACCTTCATCATTCGATCTGAAGGCTCAACAACGTAGTTTAAACCGCTTTGTAAAAGAATACAACCACGTTAGGCCTCATGAATCTTTAGGAATGAAAACACCTGCCGATTGCCATGATTTTTCTACCAGGCCGTACCCTGAAAAAGTCCGCAATTATGACTATCCTGCAACCATGAAAGTGATGAAAGTATGTCAAAACGGATCACTAAGGTGGAAGTCGGTGTACTGGGTATTTTTAACCTCAGGACTTAAGGGAAAATACATTGGAGTAGAAGACCAGGGAAACGGAATCTGGAGGGTATTTTACAGAGAAGTATTTTTAGGTTACTTTAACGAAAAGAAAATAAGAGACAAACAAGTATCAATTAGGCTAAGTCAGAATCTAGTGTAA
- the tnpA gene encoding IS200/IS605 family transposase: MSYVRVWVHLVFATKYRYPYFNSAELRKQIFEHIKANGREKEIWIDAVNGYEDHVHILFSLGREQTISKVAQLLKGESSFWINKNQLTKKKFLWQDDYWAAGVSERNLEQLRNYIKNQEEHHQKKNLSEEVENLFKNQEQ, encoded by the coding sequence ATGAGCTATGTAAGAGTTTGGGTGCATTTAGTTTTTGCAACAAAATATAGATATCCTTATTTTAATTCAGCTGAATTAAGAAAACAGATTTTTGAGCACATAAAAGCCAATGGAAGAGAAAAGGAGATCTGGATCGATGCTGTAAATGGTTATGAGGATCATGTACATATCTTATTCTCCTTAGGTCGTGAGCAGACAATTAGCAAAGTCGCGCAGCTCTTAAAAGGAGAATCATCGTTCTGGATTAATAAAAATCAACTGACAAAAAAGAAATTCTTATGGCAGGATGACTATTGGGCAGCAGGAGTTAGCGAAAGAAATCTTGAACAGTTAAGAAACTACATTAAAAATCAGGAAGAACATCATCAAAAGAAAAATCTTTCAGAAGAAGTAGAAAATTTGTTCAAAAATCAGGAACAATAA